One genomic window of Plasmodium coatneyi strain Hackeri chromosome 12, complete sequence includes the following:
- a CDS encoding Exoribonuclease PH: MIIIIVILLLLLYHIWNKNKNYIINFYYINSFICFNKTKKGVTQDSAKMSSLKYIENSINSNIRVDGRTLSTYRTIEINKNILVSADGSSSVMNEENNVICGIKLSLLTPSLDAPDEGVINLQIDCPASVAANRIKKDHLQIMSSIIYDLCIKNNIDRKKLCILPSKFVWGVDISVMVLNAGGVLLDIISMAIYVALKDTIVPVVKPKRKIDESNTFHHTKCADYQVEIVENQKTDFPYENVPICVSIGEINNKYVYDMSKVEEELVENIFVVAVTSSGKCVAFHKLYGISMEIASILNMTENSSKISHHLFEKINEAIAKIQTRSVLV; the protein is encoded by the exons atgataataataattgtcatattgcttcttcttttatatcaCATATGgaacaagaacaaaaattacaTCATCAATTTTTACTACATCAATTCTTTCATATGTTTTAACAAAACGAAGAAG GGCGTAACCCAAGATAGCGCCAAAATGAGTTCGCTAAAGTATATTGAGAACAGCATCAACTCCAACATCAGAGTGGATGGAAGAACCCTCTCGACATACAGAACCatcgaaataaataaaaacattttgGTATCAGCAGATGGCAGCAGCAGCGTTATGAATGAAGAGAACAATGTAATTTGCGGAATTAAGTTATCCCTTTTAACACCCAGTTTGGATGCACCAGACGAAGGGGTTATCAATCTGCAGATAGATTGCCCCGCATCGGTAGCTgcaaatagaataaaaaaagatcatTTACAAATTATGTCGTCAATTATTTACGACCTATGTATAAAGAACAATATTGACAGGAAGAAGCTGTGCATTTTACCGTCCAAGTTTGTTTGGGGAGTTGACATAAGCGTTATGGTTCTAAATGCCGGAGGGGTACTATTGGACATCATCAGTATGGCCATCTATGTAGCTCTGAAGGATACCATCGTCCCCGTTGTGAAacccaaaaggaaaatcgACGAATCGAACACCTTTCACCATACAAAATGTGCAGACTACCAAGTCGAAATTGTTGAAAATCAAAAAACGGATTTTCCGTACGAAAATGTACCAATATGTGTCTCCATAGGAGAAATAAACAACAAATATGTGTACGATATGTCTAAGGTGGAAGAAGAGTtagtggaaaatatttttgttgtCGCCGTTACTTCAAGTGGGAAGTGTGTAGCATTTCACAAGTTATATGGCATATCTATGGAGATCGCTTCGATACTAAATATGACGGAAAATTCGTCTAAAATTTCGCATCACCTTTTTGAGAAAATTAATGAGGCAATTGCGAAAATACAAACCAGAAGTGTCCTTGTGTAG